In the Methanothermobacter marburgensis str. Marburg genome, CAGGGGGTGAGAATATTGGGGCCGTTGACATACCCCTCCGCCCCAAGGGTTTCTGGACAATAGCTGACTCACCACCACTATTCGATATAGAGGCCGTGTCAAGGTACATTGTGATAAACGGTTACAGGAGAAGAAAATGTCCACTTCCTGTTGCACACTTTGGTAAACTCATAACAGCGGACCGTAGGGAAATTGAGGGCTATCAGAGCATAAGGAATCTGCTGATGGAATACATGAAAAATGAGAACCCTGAAAGACCCCTCTGCATTGGGGTTTTTGGTCCGCCAGGGGCCGGCAAGTCATTCGCTGTGAGCCAGCTGGCTGCAAGTGTGGACCCTGAGAGAATAAAACCCCTGAACTTCAACATATCCCAGTTCAGGGATGAGGATGACCTCATAGACGCCTTTCATCAGATAAGGGATGTGGTACTTGAGGGTATGGTTCCCCAGGCATTCTTTGACGAATTCGACTCACCCATGATGGGTAAAAGGCTTGGATGGATCAGGTACTTCCTGGCGCCCATGCAGGACGGGGAGTTCAGGGAGGGGGACAGCATGCACCCCTGGGTAAATCCATACTTGTATTTGCAGGTGGTACAAGCAGCACATTCCAGGAGTTCGAGTCACAGGACCCTGAAATTCTCAGGGAAGCCAAGGTTAGGGACTTCATAAGCAGGCTACGGGGCTATGTGAATATCATCGGTCCCGATCCACAGCACAGGCGAGACAAATTTTTTATGCTGAGGAGGGCAATACTCTTAAGGTCCATGTTTGAGAGGAAGACCCCACACCTCTTTGATGGGGATGGCCGCCTCAGGATCGATGATGGGGTGCTGAATGCATTCCTCAGGATCCCAGAGTACAGGCATGGTGTGAGGTCAATGGAGGCCATACTCGAGATGAGCATGCTGCAGGACGTTAAGAAGTTCGAAAAGGCTTCCCTTCCATCAGCTGGGCAGCTGGACCTTCACGTTGATGGGGAACTATTTCAGAGGATGGTCATGAAGAATTAGGTGGTAACTTGGAGAGGCGAAGGATTCTCAGACCAGAGGATTACATTGACAGGATCAGGTACCTTAATCTAAGGGCCGAAAAGTACGCAGAAGCAGGAGACGTAAAAAAAACCGCTGACACACTCTTCAAAATGGGGAGAGAATACCATAAACTTCAGAAGACTGATCTCGCCCTTGAGAGTTACAGGAACGCCCTTGAACTCTACAGGGAGGAACACGACCCGCGTGAGGCGGATGTATCATTCTGCATGGGCAAGATTTATGAGAGGAAGGGTAAGCTGAAGCGGGCAGGATGGTTCTACAACCTTGCAGCGTCAGGTTTCAGAAGGGTAAACGATCTCAAAAATGAATCAGAGGCTGTTTTACACAGTGCAAGGGTTCTTGAAAGGCTCGGGAAGCATGATGAGGCGATTGATGCATATAAACGTTATAATGAGATCTGTCTAAGGAACCAGGAGAAGGTCAAGGTACTTGTTGCATATGCAAAGATGAAGGAGCTGGAGGATCAGCTCAGTGATGAGTTCCTCAGGTACAACACCTCGGTGCTCCTCCTATACCTTTCCATCCTCGTTATTGCAGAGTACACAACAACCTTTATAAGCATGAAACTGGGGCTTGTGATTCACACAGTGCTTCTCTTTGCCCTATTTATTCACTCATCACTCTCAAAGAAAAAGATGAAGGTTCTCCTTGCCGCCATGATGATGCTTCCCATCATAAGGATCGTGGGACTTTCAATGCCCCTCACAGTTGTAAAGCACCTCTACTGGTACATAATAATAGCGGTTCCGCTTTTTGCGGCATCAGCAGCCCTCATGAGAACCCAGAACCTCACAAGGGACGATGCAGGGCTGAACCTGAGGAAATTACGGTGGCAGGTTGCAGCTGCACTTACAGGTTTCCCCATGGGGTACATTGAATACCAGATACTCAGGCCAGAGGCCCTCATCCCCCATCTCTCAGTTCAGAATTTTATTCTGGGCTTTACTGTTATGCTCATAGGGACAGGGCTTGCTGAAGAACTCCTCTTCAGGGGAATCGTTCAGAGAAACGCCGAAGATGTTATGGGAAAATTTCCGGGACTTCTCTATGCATCACTACTATTTACAGCACTTCACGTGGGCTGGAAATCCGGTTACGACCTTATATTCGTCTTCAGCGTTGCAATAGTCTATGGTCTTGTATTCCAGAGAACAAGGAGTATCGCGGGTATAACTGTATCCCACGGGATATCCAACTCCATACTCTTCCTCGTAATGCCTTTCTTATGAAGGGATATCCAGTTCCCATACGAGCATCGCGGGTATAACTGTATCCCACGGGATATCCAACTCCATACTCTTCCTCGTAATGCCTTTCTATGTAGAAAGACCTCAAAAAAATGTAAACTCAGTACCTGGAGATGAGACCCCTCATGTAATCAACCAGTTCCGGTCTTATCTCATCATCCCTCATGGCAAATTCAAGGGACGTTTTAAGCCAGTCCACCCTGTTACCTATATCATAGGTTTTACCCCTGAAAACACAGCCATAAACTGTTTTAAGTTCCCTCATGGCATCGGTCAGCTGGATCTCACCCCCGAATCCCGGGGGAACGTTCTCTATGTGATCAAATATTTCACTCTCAAGTACGTACCTTCCCATTATGGCAAGATTCGATGGAGCCTCACTGATAGGGGGTTTTTCGACCATATCATCTATGCTGTAGATGCCCTCACTGACCTCCCTTCCATCAATGATACCGTACCGTTCAACCTTATCCCTTGGGACCTCCTCAACTGCAATGGCAGAGGCACCGTACCTTTCATATATATCCATGAGCTGACGGGTGCACGGGACATCAGATGACGTTATCGTATCACCCAGGAGAACCGCAAATGCTTCCTCACCATCTATGTGTTTTCTTGCACAGTATATGGCATCCCCCAGCCCCTTCTGCTCCTTCTGTCTCACAAAGTATATGTCTGCAAGGTCAGAGATGGCCTCAACCTCGTCAAGGTACTCCTTCTTGTTGTTCTTCCTCAGGAAATACTCAAGTTCAAATGACCTGTCAAAGTGGTCCTCGATTGACCTCTTACCCTTACCTGTTATTATGAGTATGTCGTCTATGCCTGAAGCCACAGCCTCCTCCACAACGTACTGGATTGTTGGTTTATCAAATACCGGTAACATCTCCTTGGGCTGTGCCTTGGTTGCGGGAAGAAAACGGGTCCCAAGACCAGCTGCTGGTATAACTGCCTTCATGAAAAAACCTCCCTATTTAATAAAAAAAAGAAAAAAAGTTTTTTTAACCACCTGCTGCAAGTGTACATAGAACCGGAGGCGCTAGCTGTGTTATTGTAACAGTCCCATCTGCGTTTACTGTGATGAGAATCTCAACATACACTGACCTTATACCCTTGAGGAACTCAGCACCCTTTGCGGGATCCTGTGTGACGTTGACCTGGTTTGATGTTATCGTGGATAGTGGATAAAATACGTGTGAAGCGGTGAGAAGATAAGCCTTTGTTTCATCAGCTATCTTGTCCTCTGTGCCTCCATGGACCGTCATGTTGAGGGTTGCGTTTCCTGTTTTGTTTCCGTGTGGATCAAGCCACATCTTTAAGGTGAATGTTGTTCCGGCAGGTAATGAGCCGTTGTAGCCAAGTTCCCTTGATAGATCCACAGTGACGTTACCGCCTGGCTGGGTCCATGAGTCAATGTAGATGTTTGTAAGTGATCCGTCAGCCTTTGATATATTCTCCGCTACTGCCACTGCATGTACCTGATGGTCAGTTGCATGGTTTTCCAGTGCAAGGAGTGTGTTGCCTGCTGCAGGGGGTGTTATGGTCTGTTTTCCCATCATAAGGGCTGCTGCGCCCACTATGACAAGAATAACCACAATTATCAGTATTAAAGCGTTTCTGTTCATTTTAACCCCCTTAGACTATTGTTAGAACCCTGTATATTACGATCGCTGCAAATACTATGAGCAGTGGCAGAATCGCCACGTTGGATCCAGATACCATTGCCTTTATTGTCTCGTTTCCCGTTTCATCCGAGCTTAGAATCTCCTTTAGAGCCAGAAATCCTATGAGTGCAATCACTGCTATTATACTGTATGTCATTACATCCGCGGTGGTTACGGTGGTGGTTGTTGTCGTTGTGACCGTGGAAATCATTTCTAACCTCCATTCATCCTTTCTGTTAACGAGGACTAATAAAGTTTTCTGTACAGTTAATATCTTCACTCAACTGAAACTATGGTTCAATTTATTCCATATACACCTACTCACCCGGGAATTATAACCCCAAATTTCTCTTCCAGAAGAGTTCTGAATGTCTCAGCATCCATCCCATAGATCTTCAATGTTTTATGCCTACTTTTATGACCCGATACTATGTCAGCGTTCGTGTTAAAGGCAGCTGAAAACTCCTCTATTATCTCCCTGTTGGCCTTGCCCTTCTCTGGGGGTGCCCTGACCTTAATCTCAATTCTTTTCCTCCACTCATTGTAGGATCTGACTTCGAAGCCACCTGAAGCAGGGGACACCTCAATATCCACCAGGAGATCATCACCCGCCTCCCTAAGACAGGACA is a window encoding:
- a CDS encoding DUF167 domain-containing protein, translating into MSCLREAGDDLLVDIEVSPASGGFEVRSYNEWRKRIEIKVRAPPEKGKANREIIEEFSAAFNTNADIVSGHKSRHKTLKIYGMDAETFRTLLEEKFGVIIPG
- the galU gene encoding UTP--glucose-1-phosphate uridylyltransferase GalU, with protein sequence MKAVIPAAGLGTRFLPATKAQPKEMLPVFDKPTIQYVVEEAVASGIDDILIITGKGKRSIEDHFDRSFELEYFLRKNNKKEYLDEVEAISDLADIYFVRQKEQKGLGDAIYCARKHIDGEEAFAVLLGDTITSSDVPCTRQLMDIYERYGASAIAVEEVPRDKVERYGIIDGREVSEGIYSIDDMVEKPPISEAPSNLAIMGRYVLESEIFDHIENVPPGFGGEIQLTDAMRELKTVYGCVFRGKTYDIGNRVDWLKTSLEFAMRDDEIRPELVDYMRGLISRY
- a CDS encoding CPBP family glutamic-type intramembrane protease, which produces MERRRILRPEDYIDRIRYLNLRAEKYAEAGDVKKTADTLFKMGREYHKLQKTDLALESYRNALELYREEHDPREADVSFCMGKIYERKGKLKRAGWFYNLAASGFRRVNDLKNESEAVLHSARVLERLGKHDEAIDAYKRYNEICLRNQEKVKVLVAYAKMKELEDQLSDEFLRYNTSVLLLYLSILVIAEYTTTFISMKLGLVIHTVLLFALFIHSSLSKKKMKVLLAAMMMLPIIRIVGLSMPLTVVKHLYWYIIIAVPLFAASAALMRTQNLTRDDAGLNLRKLRWQVAAALTGFPMGYIEYQILRPEALIPHLSVQNFILGFTVMLIGTGLAEELLFRGIVQRNAEDVMGKFPGLLYASLLFTALHVGWKSGYDLIFVFSVAIVYGLVFQRTRSIAGITVSHGISNSILFLVMPFL